From Spirosoma agri, one genomic window encodes:
- a CDS encoding thioredoxin family protein, translating to MKKIIWFLTILFVGFSYSATQAISAGDHKPAPKDNAEGIQFTDAAWKDILKKAKAEKKVIFLDAYASWCGPCKLLQKNVFTKKAVGEVYNARFINVKMDMEKGEGPALSQVYPLEAYPTLLFIDGNGKILKKVIGLQTPEDLIAIGKSVK from the coding sequence ATGAAAAAAATTATCTGGTTCCTAACCATTCTATTCGTCGGATTCAGCTACTCAGCTACCCAGGCCATTTCTGCGGGTGACCACAAACCAGCTCCCAAAGACAACGCGGAAGGCATTCAGTTCACTGATGCCGCCTGGAAAGACATCCTCAAAAAAGCAAAAGCCGAAAAGAAAGTAATTTTCCTCGACGCTTACGCCAGCTGGTGCGGCCCCTGTAAGCTGCTTCAAAAAAATGTTTTTACGAAGAAGGCCGTTGGTGAAGTCTACAACGCCCGGTTCATCAACGTAAAAATGGATATGGAAAAAGGGGAAGGTCCGGCGCTGTCGCAGGTTTATCCCCTCGAAGCCTATCCAACGCTGTTGTTCATCGACGGGAATGGCAAAATCCTGAAGAAGGTGATCGGTCTGCAAACGCCCGAAGACCTGATTGCTATTGGCAAAAGCGTGAAATAA
- the pyk gene encoding pyruvate kinase, with protein sequence MSKKTKIVATVGPASETKEQLLALAKAGVNVFRLNFSHGTHEDHLMRLNRIREINAEYNLNLCVLQDLQGPKIRIGNVENKDGVMLLPGSQLVFTNDDIIGTAERVSTPYKDMYKDVHPGERILMDDGKLEVRVIGTDGTDVITEVVYGGSMKSKKGVNLPNTRVSMPAVTDKDWEDLEFGLEHNAEWIALSFVREASEIIEIKEYIKSKGKSCRVIAKIEKPEAIVNIDSIIEATDGLMVARGDLGVELPAEEVPMIQKMLVEKCNKAAKPVIVATQMLESMIDAPRPTRAEINDIANSVMDGADAVMLSAETASGKYPILAVESMANTILQVEANTDKIYYRYHAYVNEHPGENVINDNVVMSACRLARDTKAKAVIGITNSGYTAERLSHHRPKADLFVFSNDAQLRNTLGLYWGVQVLPYEPNLELTVDQTVEGIKQTLISQGKLASGDIFINTLSMPLTQARRTNTVKLSTVD encoded by the coding sequence ATGTCTAAGAAAACCAAGATCGTGGCCACTGTTGGCCCGGCTTCCGAAACGAAAGAACAATTGCTGGCATTAGCCAAAGCCGGTGTAAACGTATTCCGGCTTAATTTCTCCCACGGCACCCACGAAGACCATCTCATGCGGCTCAACCGCATTCGCGAGATCAATGCAGAATACAACCTGAATCTCTGTGTGCTACAGGATTTGCAGGGCCCTAAGATCCGTATCGGTAACGTTGAGAATAAAGATGGCGTCATGCTTCTGCCGGGCAGCCAGTTGGTGTTCACTAACGATGATATCATTGGCACCGCCGAACGCGTCAGTACACCGTATAAGGATATGTACAAAGACGTCCATCCGGGCGAACGTATTCTGATGGATGATGGCAAACTTGAAGTTCGGGTTATTGGCACCGATGGCACCGACGTAATCACCGAAGTTGTTTACGGTGGCTCCATGAAGTCCAAAAAAGGCGTTAATCTGCCGAACACGCGGGTATCGATGCCCGCCGTAACCGATAAAGACTGGGAAGATCTTGAATTTGGTCTTGAGCACAATGCCGAATGGATCGCTCTTTCCTTCGTGCGGGAAGCCTCGGAAATCATCGAAATTAAAGAATACATCAAATCGAAGGGTAAGAGCTGCCGCGTTATCGCCAAAATCGAGAAGCCCGAAGCGATTGTCAATATCGATTCGATCATCGAAGCAACCGACGGTCTGATGGTAGCACGGGGTGACCTTGGTGTTGAATTACCCGCCGAAGAGGTGCCGATGATTCAGAAAATGCTGGTCGAGAAGTGCAACAAAGCGGCCAAACCCGTTATCGTTGCCACCCAGATGCTTGAAAGTATGATCGATGCGCCCCGGCCTACCCGCGCTGAAATCAACGACATCGCCAATTCGGTGATGGATGGTGCCGATGCGGTGATGCTCAGTGCCGAGACAGCCTCCGGCAAATACCCGATTCTGGCGGTCGAGAGTATGGCCAACACGATCCTACAGGTTGAAGCGAATACTGACAAGATCTATTACCGGTATCACGCCTACGTGAACGAGCATCCGGGCGAGAACGTCATCAACGACAACGTAGTGATGAGCGCCTGCCGACTGGCCCGTGACACGAAGGCAAAAGCGGTGATCGGTATTACGAATTCGGGCTACACGGCCGAACGGTTATCGCACCACCGTCCCAAAGCGGATCTGTTTGTTTTCTCCAACGATGCGCAACTCCGCAACACGTTGGGTCTGTACTGGGGTGTTCAGGTATTGCCTTACGAGCCAAACCTTGAGCTAACGGTCGATCAGACGGTAGAAGGTATCAAACAGACGCTGATTAGCCAAGGCAAGCTGGCTTCCGGTGATATTTTCATCAATACGCTGAGTATGCCCTTAACACAGGCACGACGGACAAATACCGTTAAATTGAGCACTGTCGATTAA
- a CDS encoding DUF5606 family protein translates to MEALKQIANIAGQSGLFRILKPSRNGVIVESLDDKKAKTMMGPTARVSVLNDISIYVDNADQSIPLADVLLAVNEKYGETLTVDPKGSNSELADFMATVVPDYDRERVRTTDIKKLIVWYGILRQFAPEVFEKPADVVEPSAEAPVASEAPAAETEDEKA, encoded by the coding sequence ATGGAAGCATTAAAACAGATTGCCAACATTGCCGGTCAGAGCGGCCTTTTTCGGATCTTGAAACCTAGCCGGAATGGGGTTATTGTTGAATCGCTGGACGACAAGAAGGCCAAAACAATGATGGGCCCAACGGCTCGTGTGTCGGTGCTGAACGATATTTCGATCTATGTCGATAATGCCGATCAGTCGATTCCACTCGCGGACGTGCTGCTGGCTGTCAATGAAAAATACGGCGAAACGCTGACTGTTGATCCGAAAGGATCGAACAGCGAACTGGCCGACTTTATGGCTACCGTCGTACCCGATTATGATCGGGAACGCGTTCGAACGACCGATATCAAGAAGTTAATCGTTTGGTACGGCATCCTGCGCCAATTTGCACCGGAGGTGTTCGAGAAGCCAGCGGATGTGGTAGAGCCATCGGCTGAAGCGCCCGTTGCTTCGGAAGCACCGGCTGCCGAAACAGAAGACGAAAAAGCGTAA
- a CDS encoding alginate lyase family protein produces the protein MRRLGLFWRTIRYLRLRQLVYQVINRLRSRARLRLPASVPTSYFLTVPQADKPITYVNRTFTFLNQPVSFPGSIDWNYSRNGKLWTYHLTYFDYLNQAEIDHRGGMTAEEGIDLLNQFIDQTDAIQAGLEPYPTSLRITNWIHFLSRHQITNKRVNAHLFAQTDLLNRRLEYHLAGNHLLENGIALLTGALYFQQRRWFDRASTLIRQELTTQILADGAHDERSPMYHQLLLDRLLDLLTTLRANSWHVDLMLIAFVAEKQTMMLNWLNTITFSNGDVPMVNDAAFNSAPTSVHIQAKAGRGLPSPTRRSAVAEGVGGISSGYRLLRQPRYELFTDVGAVGPDHQPGHAHADTFSFVLYVDAQPLLVDSGTSTYEPGPRRTWERSTAAHNTVEINGLNSSEVWGTFRVGRRASVTLLEESGDVLSAQHDGYSSLGIMHRRTWLLEERKISVFDRVIAHKETRSALISCVARFYFHPGVLVVLEADTVIAGTVRLKFLSGMMPTVLLKPYDMAIGFNLLQGGQYLDVTFADYLNTIVTITE, from the coding sequence GCAGACTTGGACTTTTCTGGCGAACCATTCGCTACTTACGTCTTCGACAACTGGTTTATCAGGTCATCAATCGGTTGCGAAGCCGGGCAAGGCTACGTCTTCCAGCCAGCGTACCGACAAGTTACTTTTTGACCGTTCCCCAAGCCGACAAACCCATAACCTACGTCAATCGGACGTTTACCTTTTTAAATCAGCCGGTTTCGTTTCCTGGCTCTATCGACTGGAATTATAGCCGGAACGGTAAGTTATGGACATATCATTTAACTTATTTCGACTACCTGAATCAAGCGGAGATCGATCATCGTGGGGGAATGACGGCCGAGGAGGGCATTGACTTACTAAACCAGTTTATTGACCAAACGGACGCAATTCAGGCGGGCCTGGAACCTTACCCAACGTCGCTGCGAATCACTAATTGGATCCATTTTTTGAGCCGACACCAGATCACGAATAAACGAGTTAACGCTCATCTGTTTGCCCAGACAGATTTGCTCAATCGGCGTCTGGAATACCATCTGGCTGGCAATCATCTGCTCGAAAACGGCATTGCGCTACTCACTGGAGCCTTGTATTTTCAACAGAGACGCTGGTTTGATCGGGCGTCGACGCTTATCCGCCAGGAATTGACGACACAAATTTTGGCGGATGGCGCGCATGATGAACGTAGTCCAATGTATCACCAGCTATTGCTGGATCGACTGCTGGACCTGCTGACTACTCTACGGGCTAACTCGTGGCACGTCGATTTAATGCTTATCGCCTTCGTTGCAGAAAAGCAGACCATGATGCTTAACTGGTTGAACACCATAACGTTCAGCAACGGCGATGTGCCCATGGTCAACGACGCAGCGTTCAACAGTGCGCCCACATCGGTACACATTCAGGCGAAAGCTGGGCGGGGACTACCCTCACCGACCCGTCGGTCCGCCGTTGCGGAAGGGGTTGGAGGAATATCTAGCGGCTATCGACTATTGCGCCAACCTCGTTACGAACTGTTTACTGATGTGGGAGCCGTGGGGCCCGATCACCAGCCTGGTCATGCCCACGCTGATACGTTTTCGTTTGTTTTGTATGTAGACGCGCAGCCACTCCTTGTCGATAGTGGTACATCCACGTATGAACCTGGACCGCGCCGGACGTGGGAACGGAGTACGGCGGCCCACAATACCGTCGAAATCAACGGACTAAATTCATCTGAAGTATGGGGTACATTTCGGGTTGGACGACGAGCCAGCGTAACACTGCTTGAGGAATCGGGCGATGTACTTTCTGCGCAACATGACGGCTATTCATCGCTTGGCATTATGCATCGGCGGACGTGGCTTCTGGAGGAGCGAAAAATTAGTGTCTTTGATCGAGTGATAGCGCATAAAGAGACGAGAAGCGCGCTTATTTCGTGCGTAGCCCGTTTCTATTTCCATCCTGGTGTGCTGGTCGTACTGGAGGCTGATACGGTGATTGCCGGAACAGTCAGACTAAAGTTTTTATCGGGTATGATGCCAACGGTCTTGCTTAAACCATATGACATGGCTATCGGATTTAATTTGTTGCAGGGTGGCCAATACCTTGACGTTACGTTTGCCGATTACCTGAATACTATCGTAACGATTACTGAATGA
- a CDS encoding NAD-dependent epimerase/dehydratase family protein — MNLLLTGASGFLGSRILNELELRHTVTTLGRQDLGSSHICCDMTDKEPDLADRSIDVVVNCAGKAHSVPRNSRERADYERVNVQGTSRLLTALETCSTLPQSIVHISTVLVYGRAEGNLLDEQTTLDASDAYGSSKLRAETVVREWGNKNGVRVTILRLPLVVAEPLNGNLATMKKAIQRGYYVRIGDGEARRSMVRADDVAAVIVRAAGVGGTFNLTDGHHPSVRALEQAIARTIGRERMPTVSLSTAKAIARIGDGINACIGRRFPLDSIALRKLTGSLTFSDEAARLHLGWNPRSVLDVFR, encoded by the coding sequence ATGAATCTATTATTAACAGGCGCTTCTGGCTTTCTGGGCAGCCGAATTCTAAACGAACTTGAGCTTAGGCATACCGTGACGACACTGGGTCGGCAGGATCTTGGGAGTAGCCACATTTGTTGCGATATGACCGACAAAGAACCCGACCTGGCCGATCGGTCAATTGATGTGGTTGTTAACTGCGCCGGTAAAGCGCATTCCGTACCGCGTAATTCGCGGGAACGGGCCGACTATGAGCGCGTGAATGTACAGGGTACGTCCCGACTGCTGACAGCGCTCGAAACGTGTTCAACATTGCCGCAATCGATTGTACACATCAGTACGGTGTTGGTTTACGGACGTGCCGAAGGAAATCTGCTGGACGAGCAAACGACACTCGACGCCAGTGATGCTTATGGTTCCAGTAAGCTTCGGGCAGAAACAGTGGTGCGTGAGTGGGGCAACAAAAATGGGGTTCGGGTAACGATACTGCGCTTGCCCCTGGTTGTGGCCGAACCACTAAACGGTAACCTGGCCACAATGAAGAAGGCTATACAGCGAGGCTATTACGTGCGAATTGGCGATGGTGAAGCCCGGCGAAGCATGGTGCGCGCTGATGATGTAGCCGCTGTTATCGTGCGGGCTGCCGGAGTGGGTGGTACGTTTAACCTCACCGATGGCCATCACCCGAGCGTTCGCGCTCTTGAACAAGCCATTGCTCGTACTATCGGACGAGAGCGCATGCCGACTGTTTCGCTGAGCACCGCCAAGGCCATAGCGCGGATTGGTGACGGAATTAATGCCTGCATTGGCCGCAGATTTCCGCTTGATTCGATCGCGCTCCGAAAATTAACGGGTTCGCTGACATTTTCGGATGAAGCGGCCCGGCTGCATCTTGGTTGGAATCCGCGCTCTGTTCTCGACGTATTCCGATGA
- a CDS encoding LytTR family DNA-binding domain-containing protein, translating to MKFSKLSNNNARIMYLMGWGNYTRVFLTDSSPELNSTTLKKCVDTLPGFIRLSKSLAVNPNHISQIRRNPDRSADVLVAGHWLPVSRRRVSQVVSQLRCLSDHSVRGLTQFRELTEPVNLTAHRAFPVR from the coding sequence ATGAAATTTAGTAAGCTTAGCAACAACAATGCCCGCATTATGTATTTAATGGGTTGGGGAAACTACACCCGCGTCTTTTTGACCGACTCGTCGCCTGAATTGAACTCGACCACGCTAAAAAAATGCGTCGACACACTTCCCGGCTTCATTCGTTTAAGTAAAAGTCTCGCGGTAAATCCCAATCACATCTCACAAATTCGTCGAAATCCGGACCGCTCTGCCGATGTGCTGGTGGCTGGTCACTGGCTTCCGGTAAGCCGCCGACGAGTTTCGCAAGTTGTCAGTCAACTCCGCTGCTTATCTGATCATAGCGTTAGAGGACTCACTCAATTTCGTGAACTGACCGAACCGGTAAACCTGACGGCACATCGGGCGTTTCCAGTTCGCTAA
- the tkt gene encoding transketolase: MPNKTVDLDQLSVDTIRLLSVDAVQKANSGHPGLPLGAAPMAYVLWSRFLRFNPQDPHWPDRDRFVLSAGHGSALLYSLLHLYGYDLSLDDLKSFRQLHSKTPGHPESNLTAGVEVTTGPLGQGFANGVGMAMAEAFLGATYNHDGHTLVDHYTYSIVSDGDLMEGIASEAASLAGHLKLGKLIYLYDDNLISLDGPTNLAFTEDRMARFDAYGWHTQHVADGNDLDAIEAAIRAAQDETERPSIIAVRTIIGFGSPQEGTSKVHGSPLGEENVRKTKEFYGWDPDQTFVVPDEVKPHLLEAGQKGAELQADWQKRFDQYKTQFSAEADTFTLSFAGKLPEDWDADVPLFKPEDGPLATRQASGKALNALKQRVSYLFGGSADLASSNEMPTKGEASFQPGHYGNSNIWFGVREHAMGAALNGMAQHGGVHPYGGTFLNFSDYMRGAIRLTALAESSATFVFTHDSIGLGEDGPTHQPVEQFVSLRTIPNIIVLRPGDANETAEAWRVAMTQPKTPVVLILSRQKLPVLDQNIYGSARGGVEKGAYILSEAEGEPELILIATGSEVSLVLEAQAALKKEGIQARVVSMPSWELFEKQDRAYQHKVLPPSIRKRLAVEMGSPIGWHKYVTDEGTTLSMNRFGLSGPGEEVMAYFGFTVENVIKKAKSVLVGQPDDIEEKQVLS, from the coding sequence ATGCCTAATAAGACGGTTGACCTCGATCAACTTAGCGTTGACACAATCCGGCTGCTGTCGGTAGACGCTGTTCAGAAAGCTAACTCAGGGCACCCCGGTCTGCCACTGGGGGCGGCACCAATGGCCTACGTGCTCTGGTCGCGCTTTTTGCGTTTCAACCCCCAGGATCCGCACTGGCCCGATCGCGATCGGTTCGTTTTGTCGGCCGGCCACGGTTCGGCGTTGCTTTACAGCCTTTTACATCTTTACGGATATGATCTTTCCCTCGATGACCTGAAGAGTTTTCGGCAGCTTCATTCCAAAACACCCGGCCACCCCGAATCGAACCTGACGGCTGGTGTGGAAGTGACCACAGGGCCATTGGGACAGGGCTTTGCCAATGGGGTCGGTATGGCCATGGCCGAAGCGTTTCTGGGTGCTACCTACAACCACGATGGCCATACGCTGGTCGATCACTATACCTATTCGATTGTCAGTGACGGTGATCTGATGGAAGGCATTGCCTCCGAAGCAGCCTCACTGGCAGGTCACCTGAAACTGGGCAAGCTGATTTATCTCTATGATGATAACCTGATTTCGCTGGATGGTCCCACAAATCTGGCGTTCACCGAAGACCGGATGGCCCGGTTCGATGCCTACGGCTGGCACACACAACACGTAGCCGATGGTAATGATCTGGATGCGATCGAGGCTGCGATCCGGGCCGCCCAGGATGAAACGGAACGTCCATCCATTATTGCCGTACGAACGATCATCGGGTTCGGTAGTCCGCAGGAAGGCACCAGTAAAGTACACGGTAGCCCACTGGGTGAGGAGAATGTACGTAAAACCAAAGAATTTTACGGCTGGGATCCTGATCAGACGTTCGTTGTGCCGGACGAAGTGAAGCCGCACCTACTCGAAGCCGGCCAGAAAGGGGCTGAATTACAAGCCGACTGGCAGAAACGATTCGATCAGTATAAAACGCAGTTCTCAGCCGAAGCCGATACGTTCACGCTTTCGTTTGCGGGTAAACTGCCCGAAGACTGGGACGCCGATGTACCATTATTCAAACCCGAAGATGGACCACTGGCAACCCGGCAGGCATCGGGCAAAGCACTTAATGCACTGAAACAGCGGGTATCTTACCTGTTTGGCGGATCTGCCGATCTGGCATCATCGAATGAGATGCCGACGAAAGGGGAGGCTAGCTTCCAGCCCGGCCATTACGGAAATTCCAATATCTGGTTTGGCGTGCGTGAACACGCGATGGGTGCCGCGCTCAACGGTATGGCGCAACACGGTGGCGTACATCCGTACGGGGGTACCTTCCTGAATTTTTCCGATTACATGCGCGGAGCTATCCGGCTAACGGCGTTGGCTGAATCGTCGGCGACGTTTGTGTTTACGCACGATAGCATCGGCTTAGGGGAAGATGGACCTACGCACCAGCCTGTTGAACAGTTTGTCTCGCTTCGAACCATTCCCAATATTATCGTTCTTCGTCCCGGCGACGCCAACGAGACCGCCGAAGCCTGGCGCGTAGCGATGACCCAGCCCAAGACGCCCGTTGTGCTGATTTTATCGCGTCAAAAGCTGCCGGTACTGGATCAGAACATATATGGATCGGCGCGTGGTGGGGTTGAGAAAGGAGCCTATATTCTGAGCGAAGCCGAAGGAGAACCCGAACTGATCCTGATTGCTACGGGGTCTGAAGTGTCGTTAGTGCTCGAAGCGCAGGCGGCACTCAAAAAAGAAGGTATTCAGGCGCGGGTTGTAAGTATGCCCTCGTGGGAATTATTTGAAAAACAGGATCGTGCCTACCAGCATAAGGTCCTACCACCTTCTATACGGAAGCGACTGGCCGTTGAAATGGGTTCACCAATCGGCTGGCACAAATACGTGACCGACGAAGGAACGACCCTCAGCATGAACCGGTTTGGCTTGTCGGGACCCGGCGAAGAAGTAATGGCCTATTTCGGGTTTACGGTCGAAAACGTAATCAAGAAAGCTAAGTCGGTACTAGTGGGACAACCCGATGATATCGAAGAAAAACAGGTCTTATCCTGA
- a CDS encoding glycosyltransferase family 4 protein — protein MRILYVTFYFEPDLCAGSFRNTALVNALADQLTQTDVIHVVTTQPNRYQSFRQTALKREERAGKQGCRILIDRVAVPTHASGRTDQIWSFLTYYRQAHRLTADQHYDLVVGSSSRLFTAFLGARLARRRRSPLVLDIRDLFRETMLEMIGNPFLRIVLNWVLRTVERYTFGYANHINLVSEGFRPYFKSFPTATYSFFTNGIDEEFLTLLSQDEIGERKRADRHCHVKTILYAGNIGEGQGLHKIIPQAARLLGEQYRFVVIGDGGAVNKLETLIQADTNINVELRKPVSRRELMAEYQKADYLFVHLNDLRAFKRVLPSKLFEYGATDKPIIAGVAGYAAQFVREYIDNSIVFKPGDVENLIAQLRETPYRTQYRADFVARFQRKSIMEAMAQRVIQTVSPLVTRSKTAVS, from the coding sequence ATGAGGATTTTATACGTAACCTTCTACTTCGAGCCGGACCTCTGCGCTGGGTCGTTTCGAAACACCGCGTTGGTAAACGCGTTAGCCGACCAGCTTACGCAGACGGATGTTATTCACGTCGTTACAACGCAGCCCAATCGATACCAGTCCTTCCGACAAACGGCGTTGAAACGCGAAGAACGAGCGGGTAAACAGGGCTGTCGGATATTGATCGATCGTGTTGCCGTTCCGACTCATGCCAGTGGTCGAACCGATCAGATATGGTCATTCCTGACCTATTATCGACAAGCGCATCGACTGACGGCTGACCAGCACTACGACCTGGTTGTTGGCTCATCGTCGCGGTTGTTCACGGCTTTTCTGGGGGCACGGCTAGCGCGTCGGAGACGAAGCCCTTTAGTGCTCGACATCCGGGATTTGTTCCGCGAGACAATGCTGGAAATGATCGGCAACCCTTTTCTACGCATCGTACTGAATTGGGTATTGAGAACGGTCGAACGATATACCTTTGGTTACGCCAATCATATTAACCTGGTTTCGGAAGGATTTCGGCCTTATTTCAAATCCTTTCCCACCGCAACGTACAGCTTTTTCACGAACGGAATTGATGAGGAATTTCTAACGCTACTCTCCCAGGATGAGATTGGGGAAAGAAAACGCGCAGATCGACATTGCCATGTGAAAACAATCCTCTACGCTGGAAACATCGGTGAGGGGCAGGGGCTACACAAAATCATTCCGCAGGCGGCTCGACTGCTCGGCGAACAATACCGCTTTGTCGTTATTGGCGACGGTGGTGCGGTGAACAAGTTAGAGACATTGATTCAGGCCGACACGAACATCAACGTTGAGCTGCGCAAGCCTGTCAGCAGGAGGGAGCTGATGGCTGAGTATCAGAAAGCGGACTACTTGTTTGTCCACTTGAATGACCTCCGCGCGTTTAAACGGGTGCTTCCTTCTAAACTTTTTGAGTATGGAGCAACGGATAAACCCATCATAGCTGGTGTGGCGGGTTACGCAGCTCAGTTCGTACGGGAATACATTGACAATAGTATCGTGTTCAAACCGGGCGATGTGGAAAATTTGATTGCGCAGCTACGCGAAACGCCCTATCGAACACAGTATCGTGCTGATTTTGTAGCTCGATTTCAGCGCAAATCAATTATGGAAGCGATGGCCCAGCGAGTGATACAGACCGTTTCACCGCTTGTCACACGGTCTAAAACGGCTGTATCATGA
- the yihA gene encoding ribosome biogenesis GTP-binding protein YihA/YsxC yields the protein MPVKQAEFFVSNSDPAKCPKPDRPEYAFIGRSNVGKSSLINMLTSRSTLAKISGKPGKTQLINHFIIDNEWYLVDLPGYGYAQVSKTDREKFAALIDGYLTSRPNLLCTFVLVDSRIEPQKLDLDFMYNLGEKGLPFVVVFTKTEKLGPTKLQATLDAYRARLLETWEEVPEFFVTSAITAAGREDILAFIRPLNQAYKSEEK from the coding sequence ATGCCCGTAAAACAAGCTGAGTTCTTTGTCAGTAACTCTGATCCAGCCAAATGTCCAAAACCCGACCGACCCGAATATGCCTTTATCGGACGGTCCAATGTCGGCAAATCGTCGCTGATCAATATGCTGACGAGCCGGTCAACGCTGGCCAAAATTTCAGGAAAGCCCGGTAAAACGCAGCTCATCAACCACTTTATCATTGATAATGAATGGTATCTGGTCGATTTGCCCGGTTATGGCTATGCACAGGTGAGCAAAACGGACCGTGAGAAATTTGCGGCTCTAATTGATGGTTACCTGACAAGCCGACCGAATTTGCTCTGTACTTTTGTACTGGTCGATTCTCGGATTGAGCCGCAGAAGCTCGACCTCGATTTTATGTACAATCTGGGCGAAAAGGGCTTGCCCTTCGTAGTCGTCTTTACCAAAACCGAAAAGCTGGGCCCCACAAAATTGCAGGCGACGCTGGATGCGTACCGGGCCCGATTGCTGGAAACCTGGGAAGAAGTCCCTGAGTTTTTTGTTACGTCGGCCATAACCGCTGCCGGGCGCGAGGATATTCTGGCCTTTATCCGGCCATTGAACCAGGCGTACAAAAGCGAGGAGAAATAA
- a CDS encoding RrF2 family transcriptional regulator, whose translation MISKKAKYAIKALKVLTEQFGKGPVLISYISTQEGIPKKFLEAILLELRNHGILQSQKGKGGGYLLRVEPERVNLAQVVRIIDGPIAPTPCVSLNFYVRCDDCEDEETCKIRPIMERVRDANLSVYERTTLRSLVPLPTESGLVTQ comes from the coding sequence ATGATTTCAAAGAAAGCAAAATATGCCATCAAGGCACTGAAAGTACTTACCGAACAATTCGGAAAAGGACCGGTGCTAATCTCCTATATTTCAACCCAGGAGGGTATACCCAAAAAATTTCTGGAAGCTATTCTATTGGAATTGCGCAATCACGGTATCCTTCAGAGTCAGAAAGGAAAAGGTGGCGGATACCTGTTACGCGTTGAACCGGAGCGGGTAAATCTAGCTCAGGTGGTTCGGATCATTGACGGCCCTATTGCACCTACCCCCTGCGTATCGCTGAATTTCTACGTCCGGTGCGACGACTGCGAGGATGAAGAAACCTGCAAAATCCGACCAATTATGGAGCGCGTTCGTGATGCCAATTTATCAGTATACGAACGGACAACGCTACGCTCGCTGGTTCCCCTCCCAACTGAGTCCGGGCTGGTTACCCAATAA
- a CDS encoding MraY family glycosyltransferase, whose product MTPTGSVFLAAVLVCCELLYLRVARHFGIVDTPNERSAHTGLAIIRGGGVLFWMAALVAFVHSGFVYAYFFAGLTLVAVVSFLDDLRSLAYQYRIGAHLVAVGLLLYQLDYPMPAFWVIGLLLLAGAGILNAYNFMDGINGITAFYSLVTVGTLWYTTLQPASSQVIDSLLPNTFVALLVFSYFNARNQAICFAGDVGSMSLAFIVLYALAQFMITKQTWLPILFLAVYGVDSGLTIGQRLYRRQNIFRAHNLHLFQLLVHKRHWPHLRVATLYSLIQVAINLLVLQALTWSFVGQTMTAVVVVGLLISVYVVVKVRLMNA is encoded by the coding sequence ATGACGCCAACCGGCTCTGTTTTTCTGGCTGCTGTGCTGGTTTGTTGCGAACTGTTGTACCTGCGCGTAGCACGCCATTTCGGCATCGTCGATACACCGAACGAGCGGAGTGCGCATACCGGTTTGGCGATTATTCGGGGTGGGGGAGTGCTGTTCTGGATGGCGGCTTTGGTCGCATTTGTTCACAGTGGCTTTGTTTATGCCTACTTTTTCGCCGGGTTGACGCTGGTGGCCGTTGTGAGCTTTCTGGACGATCTGCGTAGTCTGGCGTACCAATACCGGATCGGTGCACACTTGGTCGCAGTTGGATTGCTACTCTATCAGCTTGATTACCCAATGCCCGCGTTTTGGGTAATAGGGTTGCTGCTGCTGGCCGGTGCGGGTATACTGAACGCGTATAATTTTATGGATGGTATCAATGGCATCACCGCGTTTTACAGCCTGGTTACCGTCGGCACATTATGGTATACCACGCTCCAGCCCGCGTCCAGTCAGGTAATCGACTCGTTACTGCCTAACACGTTCGTTGCGCTCTTGGTATTTAGCTATTTCAATGCCCGTAATCAGGCCATTTGTTTCGCTGGTGATGTGGGCAGCATGTCGCTGGCCTTCATTGTCCTTTATGCGCTGGCGCAGTTTATGATTACGAAACAGACGTGGTTGCCAATTCTGTTTTTAGCTGTCTACGGAGTCGATAGTGGTCTGACGATCGGGCAACGGCTTTATAGGCGTCAAAACATTTTCCGGGCTCACAACCTGCATCTATTCCAATTGCTGGTGCACAAACGGCACTGGCCGCACCTGCGCGTGGCCACGCTTTATTCACTCATTCAGGTAGCGATCAATCTGCTCGTGCTGCAAGCATTGACGTGGTCATTCGTGGGCCAAACGATGACGGCGGTAGTCGTAGTAGGGCTATTGATCAGCGTGTATGTCGTTGTGAAAGTGCGGTTGATGAACGCATAA